The following coding sequences lie in one Apium graveolens cultivar Ventura chromosome 1, ASM990537v1, whole genome shotgun sequence genomic window:
- the LOC141679014 gene encoding LRR receptor-like serine/threonine-protein kinase EFR: protein MIFRFIILFLLTLADCRNSPTLLGNVTDQQALLYIKASITGDPHVLSSWNHSVHLCSWEGITCGRRHQRVTALNLSSQQLDGTLSPHIGNLSFLRAIRLDTNNFRGIIPGQIGQLFRLQYLHLDSNSFQGEFPMNLSHCSDIRVISIEKNNLSGKLPTDFMSWSKLAVFDVKKNHFIGSIPSSIGNISSLLLLDLNTNYLTGSIPLEVSHHLNLEFLQLSINNFSGTVPLPLYNISSIIFLSLTRNELEGTLPANFGFTLPNLQTFFAAQNRFSGPFPPSITNASKLEQFEIAYNNISGPLPMNFGTLLSLQVLNLGHNILGHNQPPGGLSFLGSLVNCTHLQVLGLYENELSEELPNSIVNLSTTLDVLDFGGNHIYGSIPQEIGQLLNMTQLILDHNLITGSIPKSICKFAKLGALFLRDNRISGVLPDCLNNITGLLTLSLDSNMLNGSIPAALFNISSLQGLSLFRNHLSGAIPENVMGLSSLSLGLFLHQNLLTGSLPSSIGNLTHLVDLRISDNKLTRAIPDSLGDCVMLEELHMEGNLFEGRIPSTFKALESLTFLDLSNNNMSGNIPHFLGELRQIRYINLSHNKLGGEMPKKGLFSNVSSFSVIGNFQLCGGIQALQLPDCRENISKRKKFPSRIVPLIVLVPLATLLACFTFVFCRIKKSKQKNARTLAVQEDHYLRLSYQDILIATNDFSLNNLLGEGRYGSVYKGVVESLQHIVAVKVLNVAVHGAYKNFLAECETLRNSRHRNLIKIITACSSTDFKGNDFKALVFEFMRNGSLDNWLHPSTSEQGNERNLTLFQRLNIAIDVAMAVDYLHHHCPTKIIHCDLKPSNILLDEDFVAHVGDFGLARFFLSNTFDINHAQTSSTGVRGTVGYVPPEYGIGGKISAEGDVYSYGIVLLELFSGLRPTGSSILMDHANNLHDYVRKSLPYKVMEIVDPGIILQQEEYGSLGDISASRNSVPYRLEVCLASILEIGVLCSVETPRERIDISVAIKKLHIARDKFLQCLQ, encoded by the exons ATGATTTTTCGTTTTATCATCCTCTTCCTATTAACATTAGCAGATTGTAGAAACAGTCCAACATTGTTAGGTAATGTCACAGACCAACAAGCTTTGCTCTACATCAAGGCTTCCATAACAGGAGATCCACATGTTCTAAGCTCATGGAACCATTCTGTCCACTTGTGTTCCTGGGAAGGCATTACCTGCGGTCGTAGACATCAGAGAGTAACAGCATTAAACCTCTCATCTCAACAACTGGATGGTACTCTATCTCCTCATATTGGAAACCTCTCCTTTCTTAGAGCAATTCGCCTTGATACAAACAACTTTCGAGGCATAATCCCTGGTCAAATTGGTCAGCTATTTCGCCTACAATATCTTCACCTAGATAGCAATTCTTTTCAAGGTGAATTTCCGATGAATTTAAGTCATTGTTCGGATATTAGAGTTATCAGTATAGAAAAGAACAATCTGAGTGGAAAATTGCCAACTGATTTTATGTCTTGGTCTAAACTTGCTGTGTTTGATGTGAAGAAAAATCATTTCATCGGATCTATTCCATCGTCAATTGGGAATATATCATCTCTTCTTCTCCTTGATTTAAATACAAACTATCTAACAGGGAGCATACCTTTGGAAGTTTCTCACCATCTAAACTTAGAGTTTCTCCAactgtcaataaacaattttTCTGGTACGGTTCCCCTGCCACTTTACAACATCTCTTCTATCATTTTTCTTAGCCTCACTCGAAATGAGTTAGAAGGAACGCTTCCTGCAAATTTTGGCTTCACCCTTCCTAATCTTCAAACATTCTTTGCTGCGCAGAACAGATTCTCAGGGCCTTTTCCACCATCCATAACTAATGCTTCAAAACTTGAACAGTTCGAAATAGCATATAACAATATTAGTGGTCCTCTACCAATGAACTTTGGAACTCTTTTGAGTCTTCAAGTGCTAAACCTAGGCCACAATATACTTGGACATAATCAGCCACCTGGTGGCTTGAGCTTCCTTGGTTCTTTGGTCAATTGTACCCATCTACAGGTATTGGGTTTATACGAGAATGAGTTAAGTGAGGAGCTCCCGAATTCTATTGTTAATCTCTCAACCACATTAGATGTACTGGACTTCGGTGGAAACCACATATATGGAAGCATACCCCAAGAAATTGGGCAACTCTTGAACATGACACAGCTTATATTGGACCATAATTTGATTACAGGAAGTATTCCAAAATCCATTTGTAAGTTTGCAAAGTTGGGAGCTCTGTTTCTACGTGATAATAGAATTTCAGGAGTGCTTCCAGATTGCCTAAACAACATTACTGGATTACTTACTCTTAGTTTGGATAGTAACATGCTTAATGGAAGCATTCCTGCCGCGTTGTTTAATATCTCATCTTTACAAGGGTTGAGCCTTTTCCGGAATCACCTCAGTGGCGCGATACCTGAGAATGTTATGGGACTTTCTTCACTCAGCCTTGGGCTTTTCTTGCATCAAAACCTATTGACAGGGTCACTACCTTCCAGCATTGGAAACTTAACGCATCTTGTTGACCTACGTATTTCAGACAACAAACTCACCAGAGCAATACCCGATAGTTTGGGTGACTGTGTAATGTTGGAGGAACTCCACATGGAAGGCAACCTTTTCGAAGGTAGGATTCCATCTACCTTTAAAGCTTTAGAAAGTCTTACGTTTTTAGATCTTTCAAATAACAATATGTCAGGGAATATTCCTCATTTTCTTGGAGAGTTGCGTCAGATTCGATATATAAATCTGTCACACAATAAACTAGGAGGTGAGATGCCTAAGAAAGGTCTGTTCTCAAATGTTAGTTCTTTTTCAGTCATTGGAAATTTTCAGCTTTGTGGAGGCATTCAAGCATTGCAGTTGCCTGATTGTCGTGAAAACATCtcaaagagaaagaaatttcCATCGAGAATAGTACCACTCATAGTTCTCGTACCTCTTGCTACTTTGTTAGCATGTTTTACCTTTGTTTTCTGCCGAATCAAGAAGTCCAAGCAGAAGAACGCCCGAACCTTAGCTGTCCAAGAAGATCATTACCTTAGGCTTTCATATCAAGATATTCTGATAGCAACAAATGATTTTTCTCTGAACAATTTGCTAGGCGAGGGAAGATATGGCTCAGTATACAAAGGAGTTGTCGAATCCTTGCAACACATTGTCGCAGTGAAAGTACTTAATGTTGCAGTACACGGAGCCTACAAGAATTTCTTGGCAGAATGCGAAACGTTGAGGAATAGTCGCCACCGAAATCTCATCAAGATCATTACAGCTTGCTCTAGCACTGATTTTAAGGGCAACGACTTCAAGGCATTGGTTTTTGAGTTCATGAGAAATGGGAGCCTGGACAACTGGTTACACCCGAGTACATCTGAGCAAGGTAATGAAAGAAACTTGACATTATTCCAGAGGCTAAATATTGCCATCGATGTTGCAATGGCAGTAGATTACCTGCATCATCACTGTCCCACAAAAATTATCCACTGTGACCTAAAACCAAGTAATATCCTTCTTGATGAGGATTTTGTTGCTCATGTTGGTGATTTTGGTTTAGCCAGATTTTTCTTATCTAATACATTTGACATAAATCATGCCCAAACGAGTTCAACCGGTGTTCGAGGAACTGTCGGATATGTtcccccag AGTATGGAATAGGTGGGAAGATTTCAGCTGAGGGAGATGTGTACAGCTACGGAATTGTTTTACTAGAACTATTCTCAGGGTTAAGACCTACTGGTAGCAGCATATTGATGGACCATGCGAATAATCTTCATGATTATGTGAGGAAATCACTTCCCTATAAAGTGATGGAGATTGTTGATCCTGGGATCATATTACAACAAGAGGAATATGGCTCCTTAGGAGATATATCAGCTAGCAGGAATAGCGTACCTTATAGGCTGGAAGTTTGCTTGGCTTCAATATTGGAAATCGGGGTTTTATGTTCTGTTGAAACGCCAAGAGAGCGCATCGACATTAGTGTTGCTATTAAGAAGCTACATATAGCAAGAGACAAATTTCTGCAGTGTCTGCAGTAA
- the LOC141679022 gene encoding 65-kDa microtubule-associated protein 6-like, which yields MLHTYGVCTSSSYSTLLRELQQIWCDIGESEADKDRMLLDLERECLEVYRRKVDEAANTKARLHQSVATKEAELATLMAALGELNIQATKKNATTLKDQLMLLTPVVEDLKLKKEERMKQFSDMRAQIDRITVEISGYSYLVNSGLTLDMEEQDVSLRKLNEYQTCLRELQKEKSDRLQKIMEHVNEVHILCGVLNLDFSRTVRDVHPSLHMTSLEQSKNISDSTLEGLEQAILKLKTERKVRFKKLKDIVAAVCELWNLMDSTTIREEKCNFTRIISISSEAEIVEPDFLSMEIIQQASAEVERLTNLKASRMKELVIKKRSELEDICCKTHIEPDSKTAADKSIVMIDSGLVDPCELLKNIEGQIERAKDEALSRKEIIDRIERWLSTCEEENWLENYNLDHSRYNAGRGAHINLKRAERARITVTKIPAIVDSLITKTLAWESERRKQFLYDGARLVAILNDYKITRQQKEEAKKQYRDQKKLRDLLLKEKESMYGSKPSPRRSSSFRNGYMTPAPRRNSVGCATPELQTPRSHSARHNGQFKEMRRLSTGPLNFLAMGKEDIISLSSVCGSEPESPPLT from the exons ATGTTGCATACTTATGGTGTATGTACAAGCAGCAGCTACAGTACTTTGTTAAGGGAACTTCAG CAAATATGGTGTGACATCGGTGAGAGTGAGGCTGATAAAGATCGCATGTTGCTGGACTTGGAGAGAGAGTGCCTAGAAGTTTACAGGAGAAAGGTCGATGAGGCTGCAAATACTAAGGCTCGACTTCATCAATCGGTTGCTACCAAGGAAGCTGAACTTGCTACACTTATGGCTGCTCTTGGAGAACTTAATATCCAAGCAACG AAGAAGAATGCAACAACATTAAAAGATCAGCTTATGTTACTTACACCCGTGGTCGAAGATTTAAAACTAAAGAAGGAGGAGAGGATGAAGCAATTCTCGGACATGAGGGCACAAATCGACAGGATTACTGTTGAAATTTCAGGATATAGTTATCTTGTCAATTCTGGATTAACATTAGATATGGAGGAACAAGATGTTTCACTCAGAAAGCTCAACGAATACCAGACATGTCTTCGGGAACTTCAAAAGGAAAAG TCTGACCGCCTCCAAAAGATTATGGAGCATGTGAATGAGGTGCATATCTTGTGTGGCGTTCTTAACCTAGATTTTAGCAGAACAGTGAGGGATGTACATCCAAGCTTGCATATGACAAGTTTAGAGCAGTCAAAAAACATCAGTGATAGTACATTGGAAGGTCTAGAGCAGGCTATCCTTAAGTTGAAAACAGAAAGAAAAGTTCGATTTAAGAAG CTGAAAGATATAGTTGCAGCAGTATGTGAACTTTGGAATTTGATGGACTCAACAACTATAAGAGAAGAAAAATGTAATTTTACCAGAATTATCTCAATTTCATCCGAAGCAGAAATTGTAGAACCGGATTTTCTTTCTATGGAGATAATTCAACAG GCATCAGCAGAAGTTGAGAGACTTACTAATTTGAAAGCAAGCAGGATGAAAGAACTGGTTATCAAGAAGAGATCAGAACTAGAAGATATTTGTTGCAAGACACATATTGAACCTGATTCAAAAACAGCTGCAGACAAATCCATCGTGATGATCGATTCTG GTCTTGTGGATCCCTGTGAACTCTTGAAAAATATTGAAGGACAAATAGAAAGAGCTAAGGATGAAGCACTAAGCCGAAAAGAAATTATCGATAGGATAGAGCGATGGCTGTCAACATGTGAAGAGGAAAATTGGCTTGAAAATTATAACCTA GACCATAGCCGGTACAATGCTGGAAGGGGTGCACATATAAATCTTAAGCGTGCAGAACGTGCTAGAATAACAGTTACTAAGATTCCAG CAATTGTTGATAGTCTAATAACAAAGACTCTGGCATGGGAAAGTGAGAGAAGAAAACAATTTCTTTACGATGGG GCGCGATTGGTAGCTATACTGAATGATTACAAGATTACGAGACAACAAAAAGAGGAGGCAAAGAAGCAATACAGG GACCAGAAAAAGCTCCGGGACTTGCTACTCAAAGAAAAAGAATCCATGTATGGATCAAAGCCTAGTCCAAGAAGAAGTTCTAGTTTTAGAAATGGATATATGACCCCCGCACCTCGCAGGAACTCAGTTGGATGTGCAACTCCAGAGCTGCAAACACCACGTTCACATTCAGCACGACATAATGGGCAGTTTAAGGAGATGAGAAGACTGTCTACTGGGCCGTTGAACTTTTTAGCCATGGGAAAAGAGGATATCATATCTTTATCATCTGTATGTGGTTCTGAGCCAGAGTCTCCCCCTCTGACTTAA
- the LOC141717780 gene encoding uncharacterized protein LOC141717780, with the protein MQLVAVILTESNYNQWRRSMSIALSSKLKYRFVDGTCSKPAQNAPLLMHGMRYLEVRYAQSNVPKLFNLRKELSHLEQGSLSLSGYFTRFRTINDELDSVVNKPRCICAQCTCQVNAKLIEIEQNVQLTHFLRGLNDTYTTIRGQILLMKPLPTLNQCYAILLQEENQSNIHNSVSVTNDNIAMSVKA; encoded by the exons ATGCAACTTGTTGCTGTTATATTAACTGAATCTAACTACAATCAGTGGCGTAGATCTATGTCTATTGCTTTATCCTCAAAACTAAAATATAGATTTGTTGATGGAACTTGTTCTAAACCTGCACAAAATGCACCTCTCTTGATGCACGGGATGCGAT ATCTCGAAGTAAGATATGCTCAGAGTAATGTGCCTAAGCTCTTTAATTTGAGAAAAGAATTATCTCACCTGGAGCAAGGTTCTCTGTCACTTTCTGGATATTTCACAAGGTTTCGCACTATTAATGATGAACTTGATAGTGTTGTGAATAAACCTAGATGTATTTGTGCTCAGTGCACTTGTCAGGTGAATGCAAAGCTGATTGAAATTGAGCAAAATGTTCAACTTACACATTTTCTCAGGGGACTGAATGATACATATACTACAATTCGAGGCCAGATCTTACTTATGAAGCCTCTTCCAACTCTAAATCAGTGTTATGCTATTCTTCTTCAAGAGGAGAATCAGAGTAACATTCATAATTCTGTGAGTGTTACTAATGACAATATAGCTATGTCTGTGAAAGCTTAG